Proteins from one Triticum aestivum cultivar Chinese Spring chromosome 7A, IWGSC CS RefSeq v2.1, whole genome shotgun sequence genomic window:
- the LOC123148741 gene encoding probable xyloglucan endotransglucosylase/hydrolase protein 23, whose product MPRGSICWLLLAVALAAAAVEAGRSRSLHRDFDAVWGKRNARFFDDGRVVELALDRETGSRLESKDRYLFGRFDLDIRLVAGESAGTITSFYICTGGARHDEVDFEFLGNVSGEPYILHTNIFSDGKGEREQQFVLWFDPTADFHTYSILWNPLNIILYIDGTPIRVFKNNEANGVPFPTRQPVHVFASIWNAEEWATQGGRVKTDWSEAPFVAAYRRFDATSACVWQGEASPTRCGGDHLPSSASSWMAQRLDWWSWMTLNWVRMNYMTYDYCADRKRYPHAFPTECIIPIGRI is encoded by the exons ATGCCGCGCGGCTCCATCTGTTGGCTGCTGCTGGCCGTGGCGCTGGCGGCGGCCGCCGTGGAGGCCGGCCGGAGCCGGAGCCTGCACCGGGACTTCGACGCCGTGTGGGGGAAGCGCAATGCGCGCTTCTTCGACGACGGCCGGGTGGTGGAGCTGGCGCTGGACCGGGAGACCGGGTCCAGGCTGGAGTCCAAGGACCGGTACCTCTTCGGGCGGTTCGACCTCGACAtcaggctcgtcgccggcgagtccGCGGGCACCATCACCTCCTTCTAC ATCTGCACGGGTGGCGCGCGGCACGACGAGGTGGACTTCGAGTTCCTGGGCAACGTGAGCGGCGAGCCCTACATCCTGCACACCAACATCTTCAGCGACGGCAAGGGCGAGCGGGAGCAGCAGTTCGTGCTCTGGTTCGACCCCACCGCCGACTTCCACACCTACTCCATCCTCTGGAACCCGCTCAACATCAT CCTGTACATCGACGGGACGCCGATCCGGGTGTTCAAGAACAACGAGGCGAACGGGGTGCCGTTCCCGACGCGGCAGCCGGTGCACGTCTTCGCCAGCATCTGGAACGCCGAGGAGTGGGCGACGCAGGGCGGGCGCGTCAAGACGGACTGGTCCGAGGCGCCCTTCGTGGCCGCGTACCGGCGGTTCGACGCGACCAGCGCCTGCGTCTGGCAAGGCGAGGCGTCGCCCACGCGGTGCGGCGGCGACCACctgccgtcgtcggcgtcgtcgtgGATGGCGCAGCGGCTGGACTGGTGGAGCTGGATGACGCTCAACTGGGTGCGCATGAACTACATGACCTACGACTACTGCGCCGACCGGAAGCGGTACCCCCACGCGTTCCCCACCGAGTGCATCATCCCCATCGGCAGGATCTGA